One Pseudoalteromonas rubra genomic window, GCTCTATCAATTGGTGCTGTTATTTGCTTTTTGGGTATTGATTTCAACGCAGGGAATTGCTGTGTGAGCAAGGTAACCATCAGGCGACGGATATGATAGTCGTTATCAAACCCAACGCTGGATTGTCGCACCAGTAATTCGGGATTAAGCTGGCGTGCGATTGCCAGAAGGAACTGGTTTTCGAGCAAGTGCCTATTAAGCTCAGCGTTTGAAAGCGGACGATCTTGCTGTTGATACAATGACTGCATCAGCGCCAGTTCTGGTTTAGTGAGTTGAGTCAGTGATGCCCAACATGGCAGGCTTAAACAGCCTGCCAGGAGTAATACAAGGTAATACATTAACGCGCTACCATCGCATGATTAAGCATATGTACGACCATGGCAATTGCATGGGGAATAACCTGACGTGCAGTTGTTACTCGATCATAGTGATCTTCTGAGTTCAACACGATCCCGCCTTGCGAATAAGAGTAAGCACCGCCTTGTGTCAGTAGAGGTCGAATATCTTGATTGGCCGCATCAGGTGCAGAAAAGCTGGCCATGGCTTGTTTTACTAAGCTCAAATTATTGAGGTTTTCCTGATCATAATAGTCTTTCACCCAGGATTCCCAACCAGCATGGTTAAGGTCTGAGGTGGTCCAGGTATGGTGGGGCTGCAACAGATCTGTGGTATGAAATACAAAACCCAGGATCTGTGGGTTCCCGTTTTGCAGGTAGCTTTGGTACCAGTACTGGCCAAGGTTATCGATAGGCTGGAACGGCATTTCTTCAAAGTCATCATACATGTTATAGGTTGAGTGGCTGCCTATACGATAGTTCTTTTCAGTGATGCCATAGCTGTCATATTCGCTGTCGTCAGCACTGAACCAGCCTGTTTCACCGCCTTTTCCATCATCCAGGTAGTCGCCTTTTAACCAAGTAGCTGCCATATTGTCGATAGTGCCCCAGACTGTAAGCTTGTCATAATTATATCCACCAAAATCGTTACCATGGACATCTGCACCTTGAGTGTGATTTTGGAAGTGCCAGTAGCTGGTGTATTTGACAATACTTTTAGCCGCGCCCCACAGAGGTGCCTGTACACAGTCGCCGGTAATGGCGCCACAGAAGAAGGTATCTTCAAAGTCATCAACATCATAGGCGGCTTGCCCCATTACTTCGGCAAGCTGAGTCACGCTCATACCGTGTGACTGAGCGTAAGCCTGAAGTTTAGCGAATTGTGTCGTTGAGGGGTTTTGCGCCATGTAGCTGACGGCATCGATAACGATGCGCTTATGTGTTTCCTGACTGAATG contains:
- a CDS encoding phospholipase codes for the protein MKKLLLLSALTLTANGVQAFSQETHKRIVIDAVSYMAQNPSTTQFAKLQAYAQSHGMSVTQLAEVMGQAAYDVDDFEDTFFCGAITGDCVQAPLWGAAKSIVKYTSYWHFQNHTQGADVHGNDFGGYNYDKLTVWGTIDNMAATWLKGDYLDDGKGGETGWFSADDSEYDSYGITEKNYRIGSHSTYNMYDDFEEMPFQPIDNLGQYWYQSYLQNGNPQILGFVFHTTDLLQPHHTWTTSDLNHAGWESWVKDYYDQENLNNLSLVKQAMASFSAPDAANQDIRPLLTQGGAYSYSQGGIVLNSEDHYDRVTTARQVIPHAIAMVVHMLNHAMVAR